One window from the genome of Diospyros lotus cultivar Yz01 chromosome 11, ASM1463336v1, whole genome shotgun sequence encodes:
- the LOC127812482 gene encoding alcohol acyltransferase 16-like yields MSSSSSLTFTVRRQEPRLVVPAKLTPCELKPLSDIDDQQGLRFQVPVIMFYRKNPSKDGEDPAKIIEAALAETLVFYYPFAGRLIEASNRKLMVACTGEGVLFVEADADIELEQVSDPLQQGFPYLAKLLQDVPGSDGIVGCPLLLIQVTRFQCGGFAFAVGMNHTMSDGSGLIQFLNAIAEFAQGKAGFPSVTPVWQREVLCSRNPSRVTCLHNEYGPELDLEDQSNGDGNETMINRCFFFGTKEIGALRSHLPPQKRTRCTRFEIITACIWKCRTIALGIGPNESVRISSIINGRGKAGLDIPDGYYGNVFVYPASVSKAETVSKYPLEYVVELVKKTRSQAIDGEYFMSVADLMVTRGRPLYTRKGNFIISNTAQLGFDKVDFGWGKPVYGGPAEAVSLISFFSSFRDNERGDGILTAICLPGSAMQRFEDELKKMTKDALRDVNGHIPARIASKL; encoded by the exons ATGTCGTCTTCATCGTCTCTTACTTTCACCGTGAGAAGGCAAGAGCCACGGCTGGTTGTGCCGGCAAAGCTGACACCATGTGAACTCAAACCACTCTCCGACATTGACGACCAGCAGGGCCTCCGGTTTCAAGTTCCTGTGATAATGTTTTATAGAAAAAATCCTTCCAAGGATGGAGAGGATCCCGCCAAGATCATCGAAGCAGCACTCGCCGAGACCCTGGTTTTCTACTACCCGTTCGCCGGCAGGCTTATCGAAGCCAGCAACCGGAAACTCATGGTAGCCTGCACCGGCGAAGGGGTTTTGTTCGTAGAGGCGGACGCCGATATCGAGCTTGAGCAGGTCAGCGACCCGCTTCAGCAGGGGTTTCCGTACTTGGCGAAGCTTCTGCAGGATGTTCCCGGATCCGATGGAATCGTCGGTTGCCCACTCCTTCTCATTCAg GTGACTCGTTTCCAATGCGGTGGCTTCGCCTTTGCAGTTGGCATGAACCACACCATGAGTGACGGCTCTGGGCTAATCCAGTTCCTGAACGCCATTGCCGAGTTTGCTCAAGGCAAAGCAGGCTTCCCTTCTGTTACTCCCGTTTGGCAAAGGGAGGTTTTATGTTCGAGAAACCCTTCTCGGGTCACTTGCTTGCACAACGAATACGGGCCAGAGCTCGACCTCGAAGACCAATCCAACGGTGATGGGAATGAAACTATGATCAATCGATGTTTCTTCTTTGGTACTAAAGAGATAGGAGCCCTTCGGAGCCATCTTCCCCCGCAGAAACGAACGAGATGCACTAGGTTCGAGATAATTACAGCTTGTATCTGGAAATGCCGCACAATTGCGCTCGGCATTGGCCCGAATGAGAGCGTTCGAATTTCATCCATTATCAATGGTCGTGGCAAGGCTGGGCTAGATATACCAGATGGATACTACGGCAACGTTTTTGTCTATCCAGCGTCGGTTTCGAAGGCCGAAACGGTTTCAAAATACCCACTGGAATATGTCGTGGAGCTGGTGAAGAAGACGAGGAGCCAAGCAATTGATGGCGAGTATTTCATGTCAGTGGCTGATCTTATGGTGACTAGGGGAAGACCGTTGTATACAAGGAAAGGGAACTTTATTATTTCTAATACGGCTCAACTGGGATTCGACAAAGTCGACTTTGGGTGGGGGAAGCCGGTGTACGGCGGGCCGGCTGAGGCCGTCTCTCTAATAAGCTTCTTCTCGAGTTTCAGGGACAATGAAAGAGGGGATGGGATTCTAACGGCGATATGCTTGCCGGGGTCGGCCATGCAGAGGTTCGAAGATGAACTGAAGAAGATGACCAAGGATGCTTTGAGAGACGTGAACGGTCACATCCCAGCGAGAATTGCATCTAAGCTCTAA
- the LOC127813363 gene encoding methanol O-anthraniloyltransferase-like, whose amino-acid sequence MRAYNYHRFLIGELCSDNPNPRTQTLMAPPSSSPFYVRIRNLELLPPAKPTPRVLKQLSDIDDQKALRFQLPVVMLYENKRNAPGTGRRDPVRVIREAIAEALVFYYPLAGRLIEGPNKKLAMDCTGEGVLFLEADADVSLEQLGDAIQPPCPYMNEFLYDVPGSGGITDCPLMLFQITRLSCGGFVFAIRLNHVISDGPGLVQFLKAVAEIAQGSSEPSLLPVWERELLNARHPPKITCAHHAYENLSNHNSRLVSMASNNTVHESFFFGHTEIRALLRHLPPRLQSSSTFDVLTASLWRCWAISMVPNPEEIVSLCFSTTVRGKNGVRLPRGYYGNAFVMASAISEAGKLCRNPVGYALELVKKAKAQVNEEFIRSSADCIVMKERPSFLTPWNFVVNDTTRAGFTEVDFGWGMPTYGGPEHTDTSLMNLCTRFKNGKAEKVIMVPMHLPVAAMERFEEEIWTMTREPVEHSILVESANQIPSRL is encoded by the exons ATGCGTGCCTATAACTATCATCGTTTCCTCATCGGTGAGTTGTGCTCCGATAACCCAAATCCAAGAACACAAACTTTAATGGCTCCTCCAAGCTCTTCACCCTTCTACGTGAGGATACGCAACCTGGAATTGCTGCCTCCGGCGAAGCCAACCCCTCGCGTTCTGAAGCAACTGTCCGACATAGACGACCAGAAAGCCCTCCGGTTCCAGCTTCCGGTGGTGATGCTCTATGAGAACAAGAGGAATGCTCCAGGAACAGGAAGAAGGGATCCGGTGAGGGTGATTCGAGAAGCCATAGCAGAAGCTCTTGTCTTCTACTACCCGCTCGCTGGAAGGCTCATTGAGGGCCCAAACAAGAAGCTGGCCATGGACTGCACGGGCGAAGGCGTCTTGTTCTTAGAAGCCGACGCCGATGTGAGTCTCGAGCAGCTCGGCGACGCCATTCAGCCGCCGTGCCCTTATATGAACGAGTTTCTGTATGATGTTCCTGGCTCGGGAGGAATCACCGATTGTCCTTTAATGTTGTTTCAG ATAACACGTCTATCATGTGGAGGATTTGTATTTGCAATACGACTGAACCATGTGATTAGTGATGGTCCCGGCTTAGTCCAATTCTTAAAGGCCGTAGCAGAGATAGCACAAGGTTCTTCTGAGCCATCGTTGCTACCGGTTTGGGAAAGAGAGCTCCTGAACGCAAGGCACCCACCAAAGATAACGTGCGCGCATCACGCTTATGAGAATTTGAGCAACCACAACAGCAGATTAGTCTCCATGGCCAGCAACAACACGGTCCATGAATCTTTCTTCTTCGGCCATACAGAGATAAGAGCCCTTTTGAGGCATCTCCCCCCACGCCTTCAATCATCCTCTACATTCGACGTGCTCACCGCGAGTCTGTGGAGATGTTGGGCAATTTCGATGGTGCCAAATCCAGAAGAGATTGTTTCCTTGTGCTTCTCCACCACTGTGCGCGGCAAGAATGGCGTACGCTTGCCTCGCGGATATTATGGCAACGCATTTGTTATGGCGTCAGCCATTTCAGAGGCTGGAAAGCTGTGCAGGAACCCGGTAGGGTATGCGCTAGAGCTAGTGAAGAAAGCAAAAGCCCAGGTGAATGAAGAGTTCATTAGATCATCGGCAGATTGCATTGTGATGAAGGAGCGACCCTCATTTTTAACACCATGGAATTTTGTTGTAAATGATACGACAAGGGCTGGTTTCACAGAGGTGGATTTTGGCTGGGGAATGCCAACTTATGGCGGTCCTGAACACACAGACACGTCTCTTATGAACCTCTGTACAAGGTTTAAGAATGGTAAAGCGGAAAAGGTGATTATGGTGCCCATGCATTTGCCTGTGGCAGCCATGGAAAGGTTCGAGGAGGAGATTTGGACAATGACCCGTGAGCCTGTTGAACATTCAATTCTTGTCGAGTCGGCTAATCAAATTCCATCTAGGCTCTAA